The following proteins are encoded in a genomic region of Mycobacterium kiyosense:
- a CDS encoding peroxiredoxin: MTNALVIDAAGLDRLSCNAKADPSTGKKTLKARTVCESGFRNMTYVRDLAPMLVGEPPALLGDDSAPNPSETCLAALGSCISVGLLANATHRGVTLTKIEVEMEGDIDISAVWGVGDTPDGKVLGFTAVRCTVRLAGDADDATLQEIHDNAIAWSPVVNTFRRPVTVDSALSVG; encoded by the coding sequence ATGACCAACGCGCTTGTCATCGACGCTGCAGGACTCGACCGCCTTTCGTGCAACGCCAAGGCCGACCCGAGCACCGGCAAGAAGACCCTGAAAGCCAGGACGGTCTGCGAGTCCGGCTTCCGCAACATGACCTACGTGCGGGATCTGGCGCCGATGCTGGTCGGCGAGCCGCCCGCGCTGCTCGGTGACGACTCGGCCCCCAACCCTTCCGAGACGTGCCTGGCAGCACTCGGCTCGTGCATCTCGGTGGGCCTGCTGGCCAACGCCACGCACCGCGGCGTGACGCTGACCAAGATCGAGGTGGAGATGGAGGGGGACATCGACATCTCGGCCGTGTGGGGCGTCGGCGACACCCCCGACGGCAAGGTGCTCGGTTTCACCGCGGTTCGCTGCACCGTGCGGCTGGCCGGAGACGCCGACGACGCCACGTTGCAGGAAATCCACGACAATGCCATCGCCTGGTCGCCCGTCGTCAATACATTCAGGCGGCCCGTAACTGTCGACTCCGCCCTTTCCGTCGGCTAG